In Planctomycetaceae bacterium, a genomic segment contains:
- a CDS encoding class I SAM-dependent methyltransferase, with the protein MSRSEECYDHPRYWDFAFSDETVFEADFIESAGAQFLPFPLHRILEAGCGGGRQVVELAKRGYEVSAFDLNENAVRFTKQRVARRHLVASISVGDMTNFVMETPVDLIHCLVNSFRHLTSESSALAFLRSSAKSLRSGGLLLLGLHLLPPDAEEYDSERWTITRGNTRVTTTLRVLDFNRKTRLETVRFSLKVTTPKRVLQLRTDHQLRIYRADQMRSLLRKVPELNLLAVFDFCYDISEPLKLNDELGDTVLVLAKR; encoded by the coding sequence ATGTCCCGCTCCGAGGAATGCTACGACCATCCCCGCTACTGGGATTTTGCCTTTTCGGATGAAACGGTTTTCGAAGCGGACTTCATTGAATCTGCTGGTGCACAGTTTCTGCCCTTTCCGTTGCATCGAATTCTTGAAGCAGGTTGTGGTGGTGGGCGTCAGGTTGTTGAGCTTGCTAAACGCGGATACGAGGTTTCTGCCTTTGATCTGAACGAAAACGCGGTTCGATTCACCAAACAGCGAGTTGCACGAAGGCACCTTGTCGCCAGCATCTCAGTCGGCGACATGACAAATTTTGTGATGGAAACGCCCGTTGATCTCATTCATTGCCTGGTAAATTCATTCCGCCATCTGACAAGCGAATCTTCGGCACTGGCGTTTCTCAGGTCTTCGGCGAAGTCCCTCCGCTCCGGAGGTTTGTTGCTTCTGGGACTCCACCTGCTGCCTCCCGATGCCGAAGAATACGATTCTGAACGCTGGACCATTACCCGCGGAAACACTCGGGTAACGACGACACTGCGGGTTCTGGATTTCAACCGAAAGACGCGTCTGGAAACGGTGCGATTTTCACTGAAGGTCACAACCCCCAAACGCGTCCTGCAACTGCGGACCGACCATCAATTACGGATTTACCGAGCCGACCAGATGCGATCCCTGCTTCGAAAAGTTCCGGAACTGAATCTGCTGGCCGTCTTCGACTTCTGCTACGACATTTCCGAGCCGCTCAAGCTGAATGACGAACTGGGAGATACGGTTTTGGTTCTCGCAAAGCGATGA
- a CDS encoding DnaJ C-terminal domain-containing protein: MSKRDYYEVLGVPRSASQDEIRKAYKKLAKKHHPDANRDDAGAQQKFSEITEAHEVLGDPEKRAKYDQFGHGFSGGGPGGNPFQGFGGGGGASFDFEDLLGGMFGGGGRRGGNPFGGGARRGPQPQKGQDARTEITVPFTLAVEGGEYDLSIQIGGKSERLTVKIPAGIADGKSIRLAGQGNPGIHGGPQGDLLVSVKSTPHPWFRREGQTLLVDVPVTPAEAALGAKVDVPTLTEGTVIMTIPPGTSSGARLRLRGKGVPDPRTGERGDQLAVVKIVVPKELSPELKELYQSLEKLSSAPRDGLWGK, translated from the coding sequence ATGTCAAAACGCGATTACTACGAAGTTCTGGGAGTGCCCCGATCGGCTTCGCAGGATGAGATTCGCAAAGCCTACAAGAAGCTGGCCAAAAAACATCATCCGGATGCGAACCGTGACGATGCCGGCGCGCAACAGAAATTCTCAGAGATCACCGAGGCCCACGAAGTTCTTGGTGACCCCGAGAAACGTGCCAAATACGATCAATTCGGACACGGATTCAGCGGGGGTGGTCCGGGGGGCAATCCATTTCAGGGCTTCGGCGGCGGAGGTGGCGCGTCATTCGATTTTGAAGACCTGCTGGGGGGAATGTTCGGAGGCGGCGGGAGACGTGGTGGCAATCCATTCGGCGGTGGAGCTCGCCGAGGACCGCAACCACAAAAAGGTCAGGATGCTCGAACTGAAATTACGGTCCCCTTCACTCTGGCCGTTGAAGGTGGAGAGTACGACCTGTCCATTCAGATCGGGGGAAAATCAGAGCGTCTCACAGTGAAGATTCCTGCTGGTATTGCAGACGGAAAGTCAATCCGGCTCGCTGGCCAGGGAAATCCGGGTATACACGGCGGCCCTCAAGGCGACCTGCTGGTTTCGGTGAAATCAACGCCCCATCCGTGGTTCCGCCGCGAAGGTCAGACTTTGCTGGTGGATGTTCCCGTGACTCCGGCTGAGGCGGCGTTGGGTGCGAAAGTGGATGTGCCCACATTAACGGAAGGGACGGTGATCATGACCATTCCTCCCGGAACATCGAGCGGTGCCAGGCTGAGGCTGAGAGGCAAGGGGGTGCCCGATCCCAGAACCGGCGAGCGAGGTGATCAGCTGGCGGTTGTCAAGATCGTCGTTCCCAAAGAACTGTCACCCGAGCTGAAAGAACTGTATCAGTCGCTCGAAAAACTTTCCTCAGCGCCGCGTGATGGCTTGTGGGGGAAATGA